In one Mucilaginibacter sp. PAMB04168 genomic region, the following are encoded:
- a CDS encoding NAD(P)H-dependent glycerol-3-phosphate dehydrogenase, giving the protein MQGEPYKILVVGGGSWATANIKMLTDNTTQKEIFWWMRNPQAVEDVQRFRRNPNYLSSVEIKVPADNISTDLKSLVAKADFVLLNVPAAFLKTALAEITPADLAGKKIISAIKGIVPDENLIIGEFLHKFYNIPFNDLVVISGPCHAEEVALEKLSYLTIASADAELATQLAGLLNTRYLKTIVSDDIYGTEYAAVLKNIYAVASGICHGVGYGDNFQAVLISNAIREMKDFVDAVHPIDRDIKESAYLGDLLVTAYSQFSRNRTFGNMIGKGYTVTSAQLEMNMVAEGYYAVNCLHQINKQYTVRMPICEAVYRILYKKQAPVLEMRRLAEQLS; this is encoded by the coding sequence ATGCAAGGCGAACCATATAAAATTTTGGTAGTAGGAGGGGGCAGTTGGGCCACCGCCAACATAAAAATGCTTACCGACAATACTACGCAAAAGGAAATATTTTGGTGGATGCGTAACCCGCAGGCTGTGGAGGATGTGCAAAGGTTTAGGCGTAATCCTAATTACCTAAGCTCGGTAGAAATTAAAGTACCTGCCGATAATATTTCGACCGATCTGAAGAGCCTGGTAGCCAAAGCCGATTTTGTATTATTAAACGTACCGGCCGCGTTCCTAAAAACAGCCTTGGCCGAAATTACACCTGCCGACCTGGCCGGCAAAAAAATTATATCGGCTATTAAGGGCATTGTACCCGATGAGAATTTAATCATCGGCGAGTTTTTACACAAGTTTTATAACATCCCTTTTAATGATCTGGTGGTAATCAGCGGGCCTTGCCATGCTGAGGAGGTGGCGCTGGAGAAATTGTCTTATTTAACCATCGCCTCGGCCGATGCAGAATTGGCCACGCAACTGGCTGGTTTGTTAAACACCCGTTACCTCAAAACCATCGTATCCGACGATATATACGGTACCGAGTACGCGGCCGTATTAAAAAATATTTATGCCGTTGCCAGCGGTATTTGCCACGGAGTAGGGTATGGCGATAACTTTCAGGCCGTGCTGATTTCCAACGCTATCCGCGAGATGAAAGATTTTGTAGATGCCGTACATCCTATTGATCGGGATATTAAAGAATCGGCTTACCTGGGCGATTTGCTGGTAACTGCCTATTCGCAATTTAGCCGTAACCGTACTTTTGGCAACATGATAGGCAAAGGCTATACGGTAACCTCTGCACAGTTGGAGATGAATATGGTTGCTGAGGGCTATTATGCAGTAAATTGCCTACACCAAATAAATAAACAATACACCGTAAGAATGCCTATTTGCGAGGCTGTTTACCGTATTTTATATAAAAAACAAGCCCCCGTACTGGAAATGAGACGTTTGGCAGAACAATTGAGTTAG
- a CDS encoding polysaccharide deacetylase family protein: protein MYLVKTPWLLKKLYPKLVWNQDRTEPVLYLTFDDGPIPIVTPFVLRTLKEHHAKATFFCIGDNVQKHPDIFKQLQADGHAIGNHTFNHLKGWKTEDAVYRQNFLRADELLHSSLFRPPYGRIKRSQIKQLKALRPDLQIIMWDVLSGDFDMTLKPHDCLKGVLKHTGNGAIIVFHDSLKAFNRLEYVLPRALEEWSKAGYRFETL from the coding sequence ATGTACCTGGTTAAAACGCCCTGGCTGCTCAAAAAGCTTTATCCAAAACTGGTTTGGAACCAAGACCGCACTGAGCCGGTATTGTACTTAACCTTTGATGATGGCCCCATACCCATTGTAACGCCATTTGTGCTTAGAACACTAAAAGAGCACCATGCTAAAGCTACCTTTTTTTGCATTGGCGATAATGTACAGAAACACCCGGATATTTTTAAGCAATTACAAGCCGATGGACATGCCATTGGCAACCATACTTTTAACCACCTGAAAGGATGGAAGACCGAAGATGCCGTTTACAGGCAGAATTTCCTACGGGCCGACGAGTTATTACATTCCTCCCTGTTTCGCCCGCCCTATGGTCGCATTAAGCGCTCGCAAATAAAGCAACTCAAAGCCTTACGACCTGATTTACAAATTATAATGTGGGATGTACTAAGCGGCGATTTTGATATGACCTTAAAACCACACGACTGCCTGAAGGGGGTGCTAAAACACACCGGCAACGGTGCTATCATTGTATTTCATGATAGTTTAAAAGCCTTTAACCGGCTAGAATATGTGCTGCCAAGAGCGTTAGAAGAGTGGAGTAAGGCAGGTTACAGGTTTGAGACGTTGTGA
- the map gene encoding type I methionyl aminopeptidase, which yields MSITSDAEFTGMQKISECVAQVLKAMREYCKPGINTLELDEFGGRLLSQMGAKSAPKLTYGFPGHTCISVNEVVAHGLPSASMVLQEGDLINIDVSAELDGYWADNGGSFVLGEDKHNHAALVKASKEILESALSQIRGGVKIADIGRLIETQAAKRGYKVIKNLAGHGVGRSLHEEPHDILNCYDRYNTTRFKKNSIVAIETFIATQSTYAQTAEGDKWTLKGNKGGFVAQHEHTIMVTGGLPVILTQANEILD from the coding sequence ATGTCTATAACATCAGATGCAGAATTTACTGGTATGCAAAAAATTAGCGAGTGCGTAGCCCAGGTATTAAAGGCTATGCGTGAGTATTGCAAGCCAGGCATTAACACTTTGGAGCTTGACGAGTTCGGTGGCAGACTATTAAGCCAAATGGGCGCAAAATCTGCTCCTAAACTAACTTATGGTTTTCCGGGTCATACCTGTATCAGTGTGAATGAGGTTGTTGCTCACGGCCTGCCCTCAGCCAGTATGGTTTTGCAAGAAGGAGATTTGATTAATATTGATGTATCGGCCGAGTTGGACGGTTACTGGGCCGATAACGGCGGATCTTTTGTGTTGGGAGAAGACAAGCATAATCATGCTGCGTTGGTTAAGGCTTCAAAAGAAATACTGGAAAGCGCTTTAAGCCAGATACGCGGCGGGGTGAAGATAGCCGACATTGGCCGGCTTATAGAAACCCAGGCAGCCAAAAGAGGCTACAAGGTTATCAAAAACCTGGCTGGCCATGGTGTAGGCAGAAGCTTACATGAGGAGCCGCACGATATATTGAATTGTTATGATCGCTACAACACTACCCGCTTTAAAAAGAACAGCATTGTAGCCATTGAAACCTTTATAGCCACTCAATCGACCTACGCGCAAACTGCAGAGGGCGATAAATGGACCTTAAAAGGCAACAAAGGCGGCTTTGTGGCACAGCACGAGCATACCATTATGGTTACCGGCGGCCTCCCTGTCATTTTAACGCAGGCAAACGAAATTTTAGATTAA
- a CDS encoding Gfo/Idh/MocA family oxidoreductase encodes MLRRKFIQQTGAVAAGTLLSETLLASATLAKQRVAMVGTGHRGTGMWGTEVLSEHSSRMEFVGLCDKNPGRVETAKKMLKVTCPTYTDLDKMLKETKPEVLIVTTMDSTHHEMIVKGLEAGCNIVTEKPMTTDEDKCQTILDAEKRTGKKVYVTFNYRYSPHRQKIWELLNSGEIGKVTSVDFHWYLDTSHGADYFRRWHRKRENSGSLLVHKATHHFDLLNWWLNSDPEEVFAYGSLDFYGKNNPFRYTHCRPCPYKDKCQFYFDMTKDERLMKLYADNEKYDGYHRDGCVWKEDIDIFDKMAVQIKYANKVQVSYSLTAYSPYEGYRISFSGTKGKLDAWIHEKQPWPMEKYDEIQLTKNFGKTEYIRIDNTEAGHGGGDMRLRKQIFNPGADPYKQGAGSRDGAMSIMVGIAARNSIDSGKPVKVQDLVSIKPHPTRGSV; translated from the coding sequence ATGCTTCGCAGAAAATTTATACAGCAAACGGGCGCCGTTGCGGCCGGTACTTTGCTATCTGAAACTTTATTAGCATCGGCCACGCTGGCTAAACAACGGGTGGCTATGGTGGGTACCGGTCACCGGGGTACGGGCATGTGGGGCACCGAAGTGCTAAGCGAGCACAGTAGCCGTATGGAGTTTGTAGGCCTGTGCGATAAGAACCCCGGCCGGGTAGAAACTGCCAAAAAGATGTTAAAAGTAACCTGCCCCACTTATACTGATTTGGATAAGATGCTGAAGGAAACTAAGCCAGAGGTGCTCATTGTGACCACTATGGACAGCACCCACCACGAAATGATTGTTAAAGGTCTGGAAGCCGGTTGCAATATCGTAACCGAAAAACCTATGACCACCGACGAAGATAAATGCCAAACTATATTGGATGCCGAAAAGCGTACCGGCAAAAAAGTATACGTTACCTTTAACTACCGTTACTCACCCCACCGGCAAAAAATTTGGGAATTGCTAAATAGCGGTGAAATAGGAAAAGTAACCTCGGTTGATTTTCACTGGTACCTGGACACCTCGCACGGAGCTGATTACTTTCGCCGCTGGCACCGCAAGCGCGAAAACAGCGGATCGCTGCTGGTGCATAAAGCAACCCACCATTTTGATTTACTGAACTGGTGGCTTAACTCTGATCCGGAAGAAGTATTTGCCTACGGTTCCTTAGACTTTTATGGTAAAAACAATCCATTCAGGTATACCCATTGCAGGCCTTGCCCTTATAAAGACAAGTGTCAGTTTTATTTTGACATGACCAAAGACGAGCGGCTGATGAAGCTGTATGCCGATAATGAGAAATACGACGGCTACCACCGCGATGGCTGCGTTTGGAAGGAGGATATAGATATTTTTGATAAGATGGCTGTACAGATTAAGTATGCCAATAAAGTACAGGTTAGTTACTCGCTAACGGCATACTCGCCTTACGAGGGTTATCGTATTTCCTTTAGCGGTACCAAAGGTAAGCTGGATGCCTGGATACACGAAAAGCAGCCCTGGCCAATGGAAAAGTATGATGAAATACAGCTCACCAAAAATTTTGGTAAAACAGAATACATCCGCATAGATAATACCGAAGCCGGGCATGGCGGAGGCGATATGCGTTTGCGTAAACAGATTTTTAACCCGGGTGCCGATCCTTACAAGCAGGGGGCAGGCAGCCGTGATGGGGCCATGTCTATTATGGTTGGCATTGCAGCCCGTAATAGTATCGATAGTGGCAAGCCGGTAAAGGTTCAGGATTTAGTTTCCATTAAGCCGCATCCTACAAGGGGGAGTGTATGA
- a CDS encoding glutamate--tRNA ligase family protein, translating into MVNKIRIAPTPSGFLHLGNVLSFALTAALAQRVNASILLRIDDLDRQRANPAYVQDVFDTLNFLEIPWHEGPRNMQDFESEWSQLHRMDLYQQALIQLQQSGQVFACTCSRSQIRSLSADESYPGTCCMKVLPLTTDAASWRLLTATGEPVLINNWPEGIQSASLPAAIQHFVVRKRDGYPAYQLSSLVDDVHFGITHIMRGADLWASTLAQLYLSGILKEDSFQQIKFHHHDLLLGDGHAKLSKSAGATSIRYLREQGYKPADVYQQIARQLGVGETIADWQQLAEAYFQHRSF; encoded by the coding sequence ATGGTGAATAAAATACGCATAGCGCCCACTCCAAGTGGTTTCCTGCACTTGGGCAACGTGTTGTCGTTTGCTTTAACGGCTGCGCTCGCCCAGCGTGTAAACGCCAGTATACTGCTGCGTATTGATGACCTGGATAGGCAGCGCGCCAACCCGGCGTACGTGCAGGATGTGTTTGATACGCTTAACTTTCTGGAGATTCCCTGGCATGAGGGTCCGCGCAATATGCAGGATTTTGAAAGCGAGTGGTCGCAACTGCACCGGATGGATTTGTATCAGCAAGCCCTAATCCAATTGCAGCAAAGCGGACAGGTATTTGCCTGTACCTGTTCCCGCTCACAAATACGCAGTTTAAGTGCCGATGAAAGTTATCCTGGTACCTGTTGTATGAAAGTGTTGCCGCTTACAACCGATGCAGCCAGCTGGCGTTTACTCACTGCTACAGGCGAGCCAGTGCTGATAAACAACTGGCCGGAGGGCATTCAATCAGCCTCGTTGCCTGCGGCAATTCAACACTTTGTGGTACGTAAAAGGGATGGCTATCCGGCTTACCAATTAAGTTCACTGGTTGATGATGTGCATTTTGGTATTACGCATATTATGCGGGGAGCTGATTTGTGGGCATCAACACTGGCTCAACTTTACCTGTCGGGGATATTAAAGGAGGATAGCTTTCAGCAAATAAAGTTCCATCACCATGATCTGCTATTGGGGGATGGTCATGCAAAACTATCCAAATCGGCTGGCGCTACTTCAATCCGTTATTTGAGGGAGCAGGGTTATAAGCCGGCAGATGTGTACCAGCAAATAGCCCGGCAGTTAGGTGTTGGAGAAACGATTGCCGACTGGCAGCAATTGGCCGAAGCTTACTTTCAGCACCGCAGCTTTTAA
- a CDS encoding DinB family protein yields MMNQIEMLVKQTNDAYNWTNKLLNSVPYHKWKDTPKVMDSNICWQAGHILVGIYFHSIMVVVGHQMDVLQKIPLKDYADRFMDKSPNEAAENVNPEELYEQLLFMQQKSIQTLSALPESGLDNALEPSPTPHPIAHNKFEALDWNIKHTMWHCGQLGMLKRVVDERFDFGLKR; encoded by the coding sequence ATGATGAATCAAATTGAAATGCTTGTTAAGCAAACCAACGATGCTTACAACTGGACGAATAAGCTATTAAACTCTGTCCCTTATCATAAATGGAAGGATACGCCCAAGGTTATGGATTCTAACATTTGTTGGCAGGCGGGGCATATATTGGTTGGCATTTATTTTCATTCTATCATGGTGGTTGTTGGTCATCAAATGGATGTATTGCAAAAGATTCCGTTAAAAGATTATGCAGACCGTTTTATGGATAAATCTCCAAATGAGGCAGCTGAAAATGTAAATCCGGAGGAGTTATATGAGCAGTTGCTTTTTATGCAGCAAAAATCTATTCAAACACTTAGCGCATTGCCTGAATCGGGACTGGATAATGCATTGGAGCCGTCGCCCACGCCACACCCCATCGCTCATAATAAATTTGAAGCCTTAGACTGGAACATAAAGCATACCATGTGGCATTGTGGTCAGCTGGGTATGCTTAAGCGGGTTGTTGATGAAAGATTTGATTTTGGTTTGAAGAGATAA
- a CDS encoding aconitate hydratase, with protein MAFDLDMIKKVYDRYSSRIEAARQATGKPLTLTEKILYAHLTEGDAKAAYQRGVDYVDFAPDRVAMQDATAQMALLQFMQAGRPQVAVPSTVHCDHLIQAKIGAAEDLSTAKDINSEVYDFLASVSDKYGIGFWKPGAGIIHQVVLENYAFPGGMMIGTDSHTPNAGGLGMIAIGVGGADACDVMAGLPWELKFPKLIGVHLTGKLSGWASAKDVILKVAGILTVKGGTGAIVEYFGEGARSLSATGKGTICNMGAEIGATTSIFGYDEKMAAYLRGTQREDIAGLADAVREHLTGDAEVYATPEQYFDQVIEINLSELEPHVNGPFTPDLAWPISKFATAVKENGWPTELEVGLIGSCTNSSYEDITRAASIAKQATDKNLKTKAEYTVTPGSELVRYTVERDGYLNTFEQIGGVVLANACGPCIGQWSRHTDDPTRKNSIITSFNRNFAKRQDGNPNTHAFVASPEIVTAFAIAGDLTFNPLTDTLTNENGEQVKLDEPLGIELPVKGFAVEDAGYQAPAEDGSQVEVLVDPKSSRLQLLDPFAAWEGTDIKDLRLLIKAKGKCTTDHISMAGPWLKFRGHLDNISNNMLIGAINYYNNTADSVKNQLTGEYGPVPATQRDYKANGIGSIVVGDENYGEGSSREHAAMEPRHLGVRVILVKSFARIHETNLKKQGMLGITFADTADYDKVQEDDRVDVLGLTEFAPGKQLTVVLHHADGTEDSFLVNHTYNAQQIEWFKAGGALNIIRKQQVA; from the coding sequence ATGGCTTTTGATTTAGATATGATTAAAAAGGTGTACGACCGCTACAGCAGCCGTATTGAAGCTGCCCGCCAAGCGACCGGCAAACCTTTGACTTTAACTGAGAAAATTTTATATGCCCACCTAACTGAAGGCGATGCTAAAGCAGCCTATCAGCGTGGTGTTGACTATGTAGATTTTGCACCTGACCGCGTGGCTATGCAAGATGCAACAGCGCAGATGGCGTTGCTGCAATTTATGCAAGCTGGGCGTCCGCAGGTGGCTGTACCTTCAACTGTACATTGTGACCACTTAATACAAGCTAAAATTGGCGCTGCAGAAGATTTAAGCACCGCTAAAGATATTAATAGCGAAGTTTATGACTTCCTGGCTTCTGTTTCTGATAAATACGGCATTGGTTTCTGGAAACCGGGTGCAGGTATTATTCACCAGGTAGTATTAGAGAACTATGCTTTCCCGGGTGGTATGATGATCGGTACCGATTCGCATACACCTAATGCAGGTGGTTTAGGTATGATTGCCATTGGTGTGGGCGGTGCCGATGCTTGCGACGTAATGGCTGGTTTACCATGGGAGCTTAAATTCCCGAAACTGATTGGTGTTCACTTAACCGGTAAACTATCGGGCTGGGCATCAGCAAAAGACGTTATCCTGAAAGTGGCTGGTATATTAACCGTAAAAGGTGGTACCGGTGCTATTGTGGAGTACTTTGGTGAAGGCGCACGTTCACTATCAGCAACTGGTAAAGGTACTATCTGTAACATGGGTGCCGAGATTGGTGCAACTACATCCATCTTTGGTTACGATGAAAAAATGGCTGCTTACTTACGCGGCACGCAACGTGAAGATATTGCGGGCTTAGCCGATGCAGTTAGAGAGCACTTAACCGGCGATGCTGAAGTTTATGCAACGCCTGAGCAATACTTTGACCAGGTGATCGAAATTAACCTGAGCGAGCTTGAGCCACACGTTAACGGCCCGTTTACTCCGGATTTGGCGTGGCCTATTTCTAAATTTGCTACTGCAGTTAAAGAAAACGGCTGGCCTACCGAGCTGGAAGTTGGCTTGATTGGTTCATGTACCAACTCATCTTATGAGGATATTACCCGTGCCGCTTCTATTGCAAAGCAAGCTACCGATAAAAACTTAAAAACCAAAGCTGAGTACACCGTAACGCCAGGTTCAGAGCTGGTACGTTATACTGTAGAGCGCGATGGTTACTTAAATACGTTTGAGCAAATTGGTGGTGTAGTACTGGCTAACGCCTGCGGTCCTTGTATTGGCCAATGGTCACGTCATACCGATGATCCAACCCGCAAGAACTCTATCATCACTTCGTTTAACCGTAACTTCGCTAAACGTCAGGATGGTAACCCTAACACACACGCATTCGTAGCCTCTCCGGAGATTGTTACCGCGTTTGCTATTGCAGGTGATTTAACCTTTAACCCGTTAACCGATACCCTTACCAACGAAAACGGCGAGCAGGTGAAACTAGACGAGCCACTAGGTATTGAATTACCGGTAAAAGGCTTTGCGGTTGAAGATGCCGGTTACCAGGCCCCGGCCGAAGATGGCAGCCAGGTGGAGGTTTTGGTTGATCCGAAATCATCACGTTTGCAACTGCTTGATCCATTTGCAGCATGGGAAGGTACCGACATTAAAGACCTGCGCTTGTTAATTAAAGCTAAAGGTAAATGTACTACCGACCACATTTCTATGGCTGGTCCATGGTTAAAATTCCGTGGTCACCTGGATAACATCAGTAACAACATGCTGATTGGCGCTATTAACTATTATAACAACACTGCCGACAGCGTTAAAAACCAATTGACCGGCGAGTACGGCCCGGTTCCTGCTACACAGCGCGATTACAAGGCTAACGGCATCGGTTCAATCGTTGTAGGAGACGAGAACTATGGCGAAGGTTCATCACGCGAGCATGCTGCAATGGAGCCACGTCACCTGGGCGTTCGTGTAATCCTGGTAAAATCATTTGCCCGTATCCACGAAACCAACCTGAAAAAACAAGGTATGCTGGGTATCACCTTTGCTGATACTGCCGACTACGATAAAGTTCAGGAAGATGACCGCGTTGACGTTTTAGGTTTAACTGAGTTTGCTCCGGGCAAACAGTTAACTGTGGTATTACACCATGCTGATGGTACTGAGGATTCTTTCCTGGTGAACCATACCTACAATGCTCAGCAAATTGAGTGGTTTAAAGCAGGTGGTGCGTTAAACATCATCCGTAAACAACAAGTTGCTTAA
- a CDS encoding retropepsin-like aspartic protease — translation MGIYSNSCSQRINYNEGGTESKDYYQEIPYEMIAGRIFVQASINHRKARFLFDTGAPTQLSPALAKELNSSFISGTVVSDANGNQDSLKLVRAGNITLGNITFSNIPALLVTNELYNCWKIEGVIGSNLLRNAIVKIDPVKKILILTDNEKRLGLNKSYSTKLNLLRTGQSSPILKVDLNNRVNLEAEFDSGDNGFLMLSPKHMKQLDKFSAFTVVGKGFGAVHRSIYGLQKMDSTYRLVFPTVTVAGVTFKHAAVETIANTTPRLGTTLLQYGAVTLDYKHGKFYFDPNSSNIDLTEKQWPVDFTTQGEKLIAGVVWGNLQNQITPGDHITAINDVPFPKTNLCQWLNGKPILENVEQVTLTIKNTKGEIRKVQITKQ, via the coding sequence ATGGGAATTTACTCAAACAGCTGTAGCCAAAGGATCAATTACAACGAGGGCGGTACCGAGTCTAAAGACTATTATCAGGAAATCCCTTATGAAATGATTGCTGGAAGAATATTTGTTCAGGCAAGCATCAACCATCGTAAAGCCAGGTTTTTATTTGATACCGGTGCGCCTACACAGCTCAGTCCGGCATTGGCTAAAGAGTTAAACAGCTCGTTTATATCTGGCACCGTGGTGTCGGATGCCAATGGCAACCAGGATTCTCTTAAACTGGTGCGTGCGGGTAATATAACGTTGGGCAACATCACCTTTTCAAACATACCTGCTTTATTAGTAACTAACGAGTTATACAACTGCTGGAAAATTGAAGGTGTAATTGGAAGTAACTTATTAAGAAATGCCATCGTTAAAATAGACCCGGTAAAAAAGATACTGATTTTAACCGACAATGAGAAAAGGCTCGGCTTAAATAAAAGTTACAGTACAAAACTAAACCTCCTTCGCACCGGGCAAAGCAGCCCTATCCTCAAGGTTGATTTAAACAACCGGGTTAACCTTGAGGCAGAGTTCGACTCGGGCGATAACGGTTTTCTGATGCTTTCTCCAAAGCACATGAAACAATTAGACAAATTCAGTGCATTTACAGTAGTTGGAAAAGGCTTTGGCGCAGTACACCGCAGTATTTACGGCTTGCAAAAAATGGATTCGACTTACCGGCTTGTATTTCCAACAGTAACCGTTGCAGGTGTTACCTTTAAGCATGCAGCGGTAGAAACCATAGCCAATACAACACCCCGTTTAGGCACTACCCTACTGCAATATGGCGCTGTTACCTTAGATTATAAACACGGCAAGTTTTACTTTGACCCAAACTCCAGCAATATAGACTTGACCGAAAAACAATGGCCGGTTGATTTTACCACACAAGGAGAAAAACTTATTGCCGGTGTAGTATGGGGTAATCTGCAAAATCAGATTACTCCCGGCGACCATATCACAGCCATCAATGATGTCCCCTTCCCCAAAACTAACCTGTGCCAATGGCTCAATGGCAAACCCATTTTAGAAAATGTAGAACAGGTTACTTTAACTATCAAAAACACAAAAGGTGAGATTAGAAAAGTGCAAATAACTAAACAGTAA
- a CDS encoding DUF983 domain-containing protein translates to MKTLSLDKTGMAHPSEIKSAVHAKCPKCRTGNMFANGMYSFGGQKMHNQCPHCGFHFEIEPGYFYVAMFISYAMNVAEMVTLAVATYILTGNLESPWLYISILLSVALILAPFNFRFSRVILLYWLTPNLHFDPNRMNR, encoded by the coding sequence ATGAAAACGTTAAGCTTAGATAAAACAGGTATGGCCCATCCATCAGAAATTAAATCAGCCGTACATGCCAAGTGCCCAAAATGCCGCACCGGCAACATGTTTGCCAACGGCATGTACAGCTTTGGCGGGCAAAAAATGCACAACCAATGTCCGCACTGTGGTTTCCACTTTGAAATAGAACCCGGTTACTTTTATGTAGCGATGTTTATAAGCTACGCTATGAACGTGGCCGAAATGGTTACCCTGGCTGTGGCAACTTATATACTAACCGGCAATCTGGAATCGCCCTGGTTATACATTAGTATATTGTTGAGCGTGGCTTTAATACTGGCCCCTTTCAACTTTCGTTTTTCGCGGGTGATATTGTTATACTGGTTAACGCCCAATTTGCATTTTGACCCTAACCGAATGAACAGGTAA
- a CDS encoding helix-turn-helix transcriptional regulator, which yields MKKEIPVYDICTLSDFKQEDILISRFAPYLAQHHKLHLAHKHTFYHLVLFTEGAGTHAIDFEQFKVKPYQIYFMVPGQVHSWGFAGKVDGYVINFSTLFFQSFLLKPDYLEQFPFFSGNITDAVINLPQAVQAAVIQLFEQLVNESDNAQRMGVDMVRALLLQLFISIGRLGFEQNVKQPNAYNYTLLKNFQKLIEQHYAELRLPKDYAELLYITPNHLNALCKDVLGIPAGEVIRNRIVLEAKRLLINLELTIAEIAGRLHFDDNSYFTKFFKKHTGITPEEFRKEALKSINHENVKLR from the coding sequence ATGAAAAAGGAAATACCAGTTTATGATATATGCACACTCTCTGACTTTAAGCAGGAAGATATACTAATAAGCCGGTTTGCACCTTACCTGGCACAACACCACAAGCTTCACTTGGCGCATAAACATACTTTTTACCATTTGGTACTTTTTACCGAAGGGGCGGGTACACACGCTATAGATTTTGAGCAGTTTAAGGTGAAACCTTACCAAATTTATTTTATGGTGCCCGGACAGGTACACAGCTGGGGCTTTGCCGGTAAGGTTGATGGTTATGTCATCAATTTTTCTACACTGTTCTTTCAATCATTCCTGTTAAAGCCCGATTACCTGGAGCAGTTCCCTTTTTTTAGCGGCAACATTACCGATGCTGTTATTAACCTGCCGCAAGCTGTGCAGGCAGCCGTTATACAATTGTTTGAGCAACTTGTTAATGAAAGCGATAACGCGCAGCGCATGGGTGTGGATATGGTACGTGCATTACTATTACAACTGTTCATCAGCATTGGTAGGCTGGGTTTTGAGCAAAACGTTAAACAGCCTAATGCCTATAATTATACCTTGCTCAAAAACTTTCAGAAGCTGATTGAGCAGCATTATGCTGAACTGCGTTTGCCCAAAGATTACGCCGAACTGCTTTACATTACGCCCAACCATTTAAATGCGCTTTGTAAGGATGTGCTGGGAATACCGGCCGGCGAGGTGATCCGTAACCGCATTGTGCTGGAAGCAAAGCGCCTGCTTATTAACCTGGAGCTTACCATAGCCGAAATAGCCGGGCGCCTGCATTTTGACGATAACTCTTATTTTACCAAATTTTTTAAGAAACACACGGGCATCACACCTGAGGAATTCAGGAAAGAGGCCTTAAAATCAATAAACCATGAAAACGTTAAGCTTAGATAA
- a CDS encoding DUF6624 domain-containing protein has translation MKKVALLFLLIAGLHAGAQTNPQLKHQLDSIMVLDQKYRDTLMQLMMPVTKDAMLRKLGMGPAQASAHYWKLQGRIDSLNLIFIENTFKQYGYPGKKLVGEPANESAWNVIQHSGKIARYITVIETAANHRELPYRLYAMMLDRHLMDEGKEQIYGTQATCRNLKNGKQDCFIWPVKNPSTVNARRINAGFTTTVEENAKRLGVNYRVVNIKEVK, from the coding sequence ATGAAAAAAGTTGCTTTGCTTTTTTTACTGATTGCCGGCCTGCATGCCGGGGCACAAACCAACCCTCAGTTGAAACACCAACTGGACAGCATTATGGTGCTCGACCAAAAGTACCGCGATACGTTAATGCAATTAATGATGCCGGTCACTAAAGATGCGATGTTGAGAAAATTAGGGATGGGACCTGCACAAGCTAGCGCACATTACTGGAAGCTACAAGGCAGGATTGACTCGCTTAACTTAATCTTTATTGAGAACACATTTAAGCAGTATGGCTACCCAGGTAAAAAGCTGGTAGGTGAGCCGGCTAACGAGTCGGCTTGGAATGTGATACAACACTCGGGTAAAATAGCCCGCTATATTACTGTTATTGAAACTGCCGCCAACCACCGCGAGCTACCCTACCGTTTGTACGCCATGATGCTGGACCGCCACCTGATGGACGAAGGTAAAGAGCAGATATACGGCACCCAGGCAACCTGCCGTAACCTTAAAAATGGGAAGCAGGATTGCTTTATATGGCCGGTAAAAAATCCGTCCACGGTAAATGCCCGCCGCATTAATGCAGGCTTTACCACAACCGTTGAGGAGAATGCCAAGCGTTTAGGCGTTAACTACCGGGTGGTAAACATAAAAGAAGTAAAATAG